A single genomic interval of Halobacillus halophilus DSM 2266 harbors:
- a CDS encoding FAD-dependent oxidoreductase: MGRKIIIVGGVAGGATAAARLRRLSEEDEIIVLEKGEYISYANCGLPYYIGGVITDRDALLVQTVEGMSKKFKLDIRNLSEAVEIDRELQTLTIKNLKTGTVYKESYDKLILSPGARPIIPNLEGYKEAANIFTLRSVPDTDQIKHWIDERKAQEAVIIGGGFIGLEMAENLMHRGIKVSLVELGNQVMSSLDYEMSAIVYQELLDQGVNVIMEDGVKAFRDQGSTVELQSGRLLSSDLTILSIGVRAENELAKTAGLSTGKRGGIIVNEHLQTDDKNIYAIGDAIEVKDYIQQTQTMVPLAWPANRQGRLVADHIHGKAVSYNGTLGTSVAKVFNLTVAATGNNEKLLDQLGIPFEAVHVHPSSNASYYPGGRPLSLKLLFDPNTGKIFGAQAVGVKGVEKRIDVIATAIKGNLTVEDLADLELSYAPPYSSAKDPVNMAGYVAANIVDKELSVVHYDEIDEIVAWGGVLLDVREPEERERGFIQGSINIPLGQLRERRHELPKNHPIYVTCQVGMRGYLAVKTLMNYGYQAVNLSGGYKTYEMVQRIKNKEAAPL; this comes from the coding sequence ATGGGCAGAAAAATTATTATTGTAGGCGGGGTAGCAGGCGGGGCTACAGCAGCAGCGAGACTTCGCCGTTTAAGCGAAGAAGATGAAATTATTGTACTCGAAAAAGGAGAATACATTTCATATGCCAACTGCGGGCTGCCTTACTATATTGGCGGCGTAATTACAGATCGTGATGCCTTGCTGGTACAGACTGTAGAAGGCATGTCCAAAAAGTTCAAATTAGATATTCGGAATTTAAGTGAAGCCGTTGAAATCGATCGTGAATTACAAACCTTGACCATCAAAAACCTAAAAACCGGCACCGTATATAAAGAAAGCTATGATAAATTGATTCTTTCTCCCGGAGCTAGACCCATTATTCCGAATTTGGAAGGATACAAGGAAGCAGCTAATATCTTCACCTTACGATCTGTCCCCGATACGGATCAAATCAAGCATTGGATCGACGAACGAAAAGCTCAGGAAGCCGTCATTATTGGCGGAGGCTTCATTGGTCTTGAGATGGCTGAGAATTTAATGCACCGCGGGATTAAGGTCAGCCTTGTAGAGTTAGGAAATCAAGTCATGTCTTCACTGGATTATGAAATGTCAGCCATCGTTTACCAGGAACTTCTGGATCAAGGGGTAAATGTAATCATGGAAGATGGAGTTAAAGCTTTCCGAGATCAGGGAAGCACAGTGGAACTGCAAAGCGGACGGCTCCTCTCAAGCGATCTGACTATTCTATCTATAGGTGTTCGGGCTGAAAACGAACTCGCTAAGACTGCCGGGCTTTCTACTGGCAAGCGCGGCGGGATTATCGTCAATGAACATCTTCAAACGGATGATAAGAACATTTATGCGATTGGCGATGCTATCGAAGTGAAAGATTATATTCAGCAGACTCAAACCATGGTGCCTCTTGCCTGGCCCGCCAACCGCCAGGGAAGACTCGTAGCGGACCATATTCATGGAAAGGCGGTGTCTTATAACGGCACACTCGGAACCTCTGTTGCCAAAGTGTTCAATCTAACTGTGGCCGCTACTGGTAACAATGAAAAATTACTAGACCAACTCGGAATCCCGTTTGAAGCTGTCCATGTTCATCCTTCTTCAAACGCTTCCTATTATCCTGGAGGACGTCCCCTTTCCCTCAAATTACTCTTTGATCCAAATACAGGAAAAATATTTGGAGCCCAGGCTGTGGGAGTCAAAGGAGTCGAAAAACGGATCGATGTTATTGCTACAGCAATTAAAGGAAACTTAACGGTTGAAGATTTAGCCGATCTGGAACTTTCCTATGCTCCTCCTTATTCATCTGCGAAGGATCCGGTAAACATGGCAGGATATGTAGCCGCGAATATAGTAGATAAGGAACTGAGCGTGGTTCATTACGACGAAATCGATGAAATTGTAGCCTGGGGCGGAGTTCTGCTGGATGTACGAGAGCCGGAAGAAAGAGAACGCGGCTTTATCCAAGGATCCATTAACATCCCATTAGGGCAACTGAGAGAAAGACGGCATGAATTACCTAAGAACCACCCTATTTACGTGACGTGCCAGGTTGGAATGCGTGGATATTTAGCCGTTAAAACATTGATGAATTATGGGTATCAGGCTGTTAATCTAAGTGGTGGATATAAAACATATGAAATGGTTCAAAGGATTAAAAATAAAGAAGCAGCTCCGCTCTAA
- a CDS encoding Ltp family lipoprotein: MGKLFKGCLTLIGAFVVIGVIIAMISGDGDDTTSESNSSDQEQTETEETETNQTNESSGDESANADTEETTEEPNEESTDESKEEPKEQEPEMTTAQENAVQSAKSYLDFSAFSKDGLIEQLKIGDGYTQDQAEFAVNHIEDEVDWNEQAVKSAKSYLDFSAFSKDGLIEQLKVGDSYTQDQAEYAVNQIEDEVDWKEQAVKSAESYLELSSFSRSGLIEQLKVGDGFTDEQAEYAVDQVGL, encoded by the coding sequence ATGGGTAAACTATTTAAAGGGTGTTTAACATTAATCGGTGCATTCGTTGTGATTGGTGTTATTATTGCGATGATCTCCGGAGACGGCGATGATACCACAAGCGAAAGCAATTCAAGCGACCAGGAACAAACTGAAACAGAAGAAACCGAAACAAACCAAACCAATGAAAGCTCCGGCGATGAGAGTGCCAATGCCGATACAGAAGAAACGACAGAAGAACCAAATGAAGAATCAACCGATGAGTCGAAAGAAGAACCAAAAGAACAAGAGCCGGAAATGACAACGGCCCAGGAAAATGCCGTACAGAGTGCAAAAAGTTATTTAGATTTCTCCGCCTTCAGTAAAGATGGATTAATCGAGCAATTAAAAATCGGGGATGGCTATACACAAGATCAAGCTGAATTCGCAGTCAATCATATTGAGGATGAAGTCGATTGGAATGAGCAAGCGGTCAAATCAGCAAAAAGTTATCTAGATTTCTCTGCCTTCAGTAAAGATGGATTAATTGAGCAATTAAAAGTCGGGGATAGCTATACACAAGATCAAGCTGAATATGCGGTAAACCAAATTGAGGATGAAGTCGATTGGAAAGAACAGGCGGTCAAATCAGCTGAAAGTTACTTAGAATTAAGTTCATTTTCTCGAAGCGGCTTGATTGAGCAATTGAAAGTCGGAGATGGATTCACGGATGAACAAGCCGAATATGCGGTCGATCAAGTTGGACTATAA
- a CDS encoding HAAS domain-containing protein, whose protein sequence is MELSKESKDFIGRLQLYLMASGKKEKEIEEITEELEDHLLEAERRGKSVQDVVGQSPKEYMEQFSREMILDKRMIFKFIPAICIGALAYLLMGEILDGGVEISILEIIGYPVIFLIIIGLLSFFLRYISSHQLARWKEWMIYAVAGIIPMGSFGALIVLNNYFNTPAVEFGKIGNILAFLVAAAVFVGIAVWSKLWLPIIIPILLFVPEYLIGLTGLSASTQLTLTSIFILAGPLIYFIIVYKKEHSSST, encoded by the coding sequence TTGGAACTTTCTAAAGAAAGTAAAGACTTTATCGGCCGTTTACAGCTGTACTTAATGGCAAGCGGTAAAAAGGAAAAGGAGATCGAAGAAATAACGGAAGAATTGGAAGATCATTTGCTTGAGGCTGAGCGAAGAGGCAAGAGTGTTCAAGATGTTGTCGGTCAGTCGCCAAAGGAATACATGGAGCAATTCTCTCGGGAGATGATCCTCGATAAACGAATGATTTTTAAATTTATTCCGGCCATTTGTATCGGGGCCTTAGCTTATCTTCTCATGGGTGAAATCCTTGACGGAGGAGTAGAAATTTCCATATTAGAGATTATCGGATATCCTGTGATTTTCCTCATTATTATTGGATTATTATCCTTTTTTCTAAGGTATATCAGCAGTCACCAGCTCGCCAGGTGGAAAGAATGGATGATCTATGCCGTAGCTGGTATTATCCCCATGGGTTCTTTCGGCGCCTTAATAGTCTTGAATAATTATTTCAACACCCCCGCGGTTGAATTCGGAAAAATCGGCAATATCCTGGCGTTTCTTGTGGCGGCGGCTGTTTTTGTTGGGATAGCGGTATGGAGCAAGCTTTGGCTCCCGATTATTATTCCGATTCTCTTATTCGTCCCAGAGTATCTAATTGGATTAACTGGACTTTCGGCCTCCACACAACTCACTTTGACTAGCATCTTCATTCTTGCGGGACCGCTGATCTACTTTATAATCGTTTACAAAAAAGAACATTCGAGCTCGACGTAA
- a CDS encoding PadR family transcriptional regulator: MSSSQLLKGILEGCLLSIISQGETYGYEMIEKLNQHGFTMVKEGSIYPLLLRMKKEGWVETSQKQLPSGGPKRKYYKLTEKGEVELEEFKKRWATVSNSVERLLDKEG; encoded by the coding sequence TTGTCGTCGAGTCAATTGCTGAAAGGGATCCTGGAAGGCTGTCTGCTGTCGATCATTTCGCAGGGAGAAACCTACGGATATGAAATGATCGAGAAGCTTAATCAGCACGGTTTTACAATGGTGAAGGAAGGGAGTATCTATCCACTTTTATTACGAATGAAAAAAGAAGGATGGGTTGAAACCAGCCAGAAGCAGCTGCCTTCTGGCGGCCCAAAAAGAAAATATTATAAGCTGACGGAAAAAGGCGAAGTCGAACTTGAGGAGTTCAAGAAAAGATGGGCCACCGTTTCAAACAGCGTGGAGCGATTATTGGATAAGGAGGGGTAG
- a CDS encoding YbaN family protein, with protein sequence MKQFTNILLIIIGTISLILGVLGIVLPLLPTTPFLLLTAACYVRSSDRLYNWLMTNKWFGSYIENYKAGRGIPLKAKVSVLIMIWSSMLYSAFFIAPNLLLRIGFIFGACFFTVVIGLTKTLRKE encoded by the coding sequence ATGAAGCAGTTTACTAACATTCTTCTTATTATAATCGGAACGATCTCATTGATTCTGGGAGTGCTTGGGATAGTGCTGCCACTGCTTCCCACCACCCCATTTTTATTATTAACGGCCGCTTGCTATGTAAGGAGTTCTGATCGTCTATATAATTGGTTAATGACGAATAAGTGGTTCGGTTCTTATATAGAGAACTACAAAGCGGGCAGGGGAATTCCTCTCAAAGCAAAAGTGTCTGTACTCATTATGATCTGGAGTTCTATGCTTTATTCAGCTTTTTTTATTGCTCCTAATCTGCTGCTTAGAATCGGCTTTATCTTTGGCGCCTGCTTCTTTACCGTGGTGATCGGATTAACTAAAACTTTGCGGAAAGAGTAA
- a CDS encoding fatty acid desaturase, with translation MNKDKQKELKKSVARFAKPDNKAGIRQLLNTLLPFLLVWYLAYESLSWSIWITIPLAFIAGGFVVRLFIIFHDCTHQSFFENNKANRIVGTITGILTLFPFDKWKRSHSIHHATSGNLDKRGTGDIWVMTVEEYMKAPLKTRIAYRIYRNPLVMFGLGPIYLFLISNRFNRKGAKRKERMNTYVINAAIVVLYSSIIWAIGWQSFLIIHLPILYVSGMLGIWLFYVQHQFEDSYFEDESEWDFVKAAVDGSSYYKLPKPLQWVSGNIGFHHVHHLSPRVPNYNLEKAHDNTPALEHATTITLATSLESIRFRLYDTANKTFVSFKEVKPRIKRNKLTIPERRYPEFQDK, from the coding sequence ATGAATAAAGATAAGCAAAAAGAGTTGAAAAAAAGCGTAGCACGATTCGCAAAACCTGATAATAAAGCGGGTATCCGCCAACTATTGAATACACTGCTTCCGTTTCTCCTCGTATGGTACCTGGCCTACGAAAGCCTGTCATGGTCCATCTGGATTACCATTCCACTTGCATTCATCGCAGGAGGATTCGTTGTACGTCTATTCATTATCTTTCACGATTGTACTCACCAATCCTTCTTTGAAAACAATAAAGCCAACCGGATCGTCGGAACGATTACAGGTATTCTGACCCTTTTTCCGTTCGATAAGTGGAAACGCAGCCATTCCATCCACCATGCCACAAGCGGCAACTTGGACAAGCGAGGCACCGGTGATATTTGGGTCATGACGGTAGAGGAATATATGAAAGCTCCTCTAAAAACGAGAATAGCGTACCGTATTTACAGAAATCCGTTAGTTATGTTCGGATTAGGTCCGATTTATTTATTCCTGATCTCTAACCGCTTCAACCGCAAAGGCGCGAAACGAAAAGAGCGTATGAATACGTATGTGATCAACGCGGCAATCGTCGTCTTGTATTCCTCGATCATATGGGCAATTGGATGGCAGTCCTTCCTGATCATTCATCTTCCTATCCTTTATGTTTCCGGGATGCTTGGAATCTGGTTATTTTATGTACAGCATCAGTTCGAAGATTCGTATTTCGAAGACGAGTCAGAATGGGATTTTGTAAAGGCTGCGGTAGACGGCAGTTCGTATTATAAACTGCCAAAACCATTACAATGGGTATCCGGTAACATTGGATTCCACCATGTCCATCACTTGAGCCCTCGTGTACCGAACTACAACCTGGAGAAAGCTCATGATAACACGCCTGCACTGGAGCATGCGACGACCATTACACTGGCCACGAGCCTTGAATCCATTCGTTTCCGGTTATATGATACAGCGAATAAAACCTTTGTATCCTTTAAAGAAGTGAAACCGCGGATCAAAAGAAATAAATTGACCATCCCGGAACGAAGATATCCTGAATTTCAGGACAAATAG
- a CDS encoding sensor histidine kinase, which yields MQSWYHIIPKNTGLSTYVWIIFCLLPFFFIFRSSSMYEIAFGIFMTLLFFLSYRLSFISNSRMVYLWVSIEMAISLVMTFLFGYIYFALFLAFFIGNIKHLGGFLSLYIVHLTTTVAAVTLTFVTEVEDIFPHLPFIVITVIGVILLPFTVRYRNKQHKLEGELQDANDRISQLMVLEERERIARDLHDTLGQKLSMIGLKSDLAGKLIPVKPEKAVEEVQDIRQTARTALKEVREMVSDMRGTKLEDELIRVQQIIEAAEMSFEYEGSPNLENTPLLVENVLSMCLKEAATNIVKHSHASHCKVTITQTSTEILVVVEDNGHGLPDNIEPFKGNGMQGMRERLEFVNGSLEIYSSHGTTLRLHVPNIIKQSNKEESV from the coding sequence ATGCAAAGCTGGTACCATATCATACCTAAAAACACAGGATTGAGCACTTATGTGTGGATTATATTCTGCCTTTTGCCCTTTTTCTTCATCTTCCGTTCTTCTTCGATGTATGAAATTGCATTCGGCATATTCATGACTTTGCTCTTTTTCTTATCCTATCGATTATCGTTCATCTCCAATAGCCGGATGGTTTATCTTTGGGTCAGTATAGAGATGGCGATAAGTCTTGTGATGACTTTCTTGTTTGGCTATATATATTTTGCCTTATTCCTGGCCTTCTTTATCGGAAACATTAAACATCTGGGCGGGTTTTTGTCTCTTTATATTGTCCATTTGACGACGACAGTTGCTGCTGTAACGCTGACGTTTGTTACAGAAGTGGAAGATATATTCCCCCATCTTCCTTTTATCGTTATTACCGTAATCGGTGTTATTTTACTGCCGTTTACCGTGAGATACAGAAATAAGCAGCATAAACTCGAAGGAGAGCTTCAAGATGCCAATGATCGCATTTCACAATTAATGGTGCTGGAAGAACGAGAAAGAATTGCACGTGACCTCCATGACACACTGGGGCAGAAGCTTTCCATGATCGGCTTGAAAAGTGACCTGGCAGGCAAACTCATTCCCGTAAAACCCGAAAAAGCGGTGGAGGAAGTCCAGGACATACGCCAAACCGCCCGTACAGCTTTGAAAGAAGTTCGGGAAATGGTATCCGATATGAGAGGAACGAAGCTTGAGGACGAGCTGATTCGTGTCCAGCAGATTATAGAAGCAGCTGAAATGAGCTTTGAATACGAAGGCAGCCCTAATCTTGAAAACACACCCTTACTCGTAGAAAACGTCCTCAGCATGTGTCTGAAGGAAGCCGCTACGAATATCGTGAAGCATAGCCATGCCTCGCATTGTAAAGTGACGATTACCCAGACCAGTACAGAGATTTTAGTCGTCGTGGAAGACAATGGCCACGGGCTGCCCGATAACATTGAGCCCTTTAAAGGCAATGGTATGCAGGGAATGAGGGAACGTCTGGAATTCGTAAATGGAAGTCTGGAGATCTACTCTTCCCATGGCACCACTCTGCGTCTGCATGTTCCGAATATTATCAAGCAGTCTAATAAGGAGGAGTCAGTATGA
- a CDS encoding response regulator transcription factor, which produces MIRIVIAEDQRMLLGALGALLDLEDGMEVAGKASNGEEACKLVRELKPDICLMDIEMPVKDGLTAAEELADEPCKIIILTTFARPGYFERARKAGVSGYLLKDSPSEDLAEAIRKIIDGQRIFSPELVDLAYTEQDPLTERERQVIKLMAEGKNTKDISKELYITPGTVRNYVSVILDKLEVSNRIEAISRFKERGWFK; this is translated from the coding sequence ATGATCCGAATTGTCATTGCAGAAGATCAGCGTATGTTACTTGGGGCGCTTGGAGCTTTACTTGATTTAGAGGACGGGATGGAAGTAGCAGGTAAAGCCAGTAATGGAGAAGAAGCGTGCAAACTGGTGCGCGAACTAAAGCCGGACATCTGTCTGATGGATATTGAAATGCCGGTGAAAGATGGCTTGACGGCAGCAGAAGAGCTGGCAGACGAACCGTGCAAAATCATCATTCTTACAACGTTCGCCCGCCCCGGTTATTTTGAACGGGCAAGAAAGGCCGGCGTCAGTGGATACTTACTTAAAGACAGCCCAAGTGAAGATCTTGCGGAAGCGATACGCAAGATTATCGACGGTCAGCGTATTTTCTCCCCTGAGCTGGTGGATCTCGCCTATACAGAGCAGGACCCGCTCACGGAAAGAGAACGTCAGGTCATTAAGTTAATGGCTGAGGGAAAGAACACCAAAGACATCTCCAAAGAGCTGTATATTACTCCAGGTACAGTACGAAATTACGTGTCCGTCATCTTGGATAAGCTTGAGGTTTCCAACCGGATTGAAGCCATCTCACGCTTCAAGGAAAGAGGATGGTTCAAGTAA
- a CDS encoding SurA N-terminal domain-containing protein, translating to MTLNKKWLLSLSLALFIALLTACGNDEGSGGDSNNEEAQQEESSENSESSQEGEGSSQEGENSEQPQMPEPDLEGVPEVVATVNGEEIPKEEFTRTYESQFQQAAMQSQMSGQEVNQEQLKKQTAEGLVGQELLVQEANDRGLEATEEEVNERITEVVESNQGVESKEQFFSTIEEQQGMSEEEVRSQLQTQVKVDKLLAEENGDLEPTEEEIKQAYDDAKAQQEESGSEQQLPSYEEAKPTLKQQLTQQKESQAYQALVEKLREDADVKVNL from the coding sequence ATGACATTGAATAAGAAATGGTTATTAAGCTTATCACTTGCTTTATTCATAGCGTTATTAACAGCATGCGGTAACGATGAAGGATCAGGTGGAGACAGTAACAATGAAGAAGCTCAACAGGAAGAATCTTCTGAGAACAGTGAAAGCAGCCAGGAAGGCGAAGGCAGCAGCCAAGAGGGCGAAAATTCTGAGCAGCCTCAAATGCCAGAGCCTGACTTAGAAGGCGTGCCTGAAGTAGTAGCTACCGTCAACGGCGAAGAAATTCCAAAAGAAGAATTTACCCGCACGTACGAAAGCCAGTTCCAGCAAGCTGCCATGCAGTCTCAAATGTCTGGCCAGGAAGTTAATCAAGAACAGTTGAAGAAGCAGACGGCAGAAGGTTTAGTTGGACAGGAGCTTCTTGTACAGGAAGCCAATGACCGCGGACTTGAAGCAACGGAAGAAGAAGTCAATGAACGAATTACCGAGGTGGTCGAATCCAATCAAGGGGTAGAATCTAAAGAACAGTTTTTCTCCACGATTGAAGAACAGCAGGGTATGAGTGAAGAAGAGGTTAGATCCCAGCTTCAAACTCAGGTCAAAGTAGACAAGTTACTAGCTGAAGAAAACGGCGATCTTGAACCTACAGAAGAAGAGATTAAACAAGCGTATGACGATGCGAAAGCTCAGCAAGAAGAATCCGGAAGTGAACAGCAGCTTCCATCCTATGAAGAAGCTAAGCCAACGCTTAAACAGCAGTTGACTCAGCAAAAAGAATCCCAAGCTTATCAAGCTCTTGTAGAGAAGCTTCGTGAAGATGCAGACGTTAAAGTTAATCTATAA
- the dapA gene encoding 4-hydroxy-tetrahydrodipicolinate synthase yields the protein MNFGQVLTAMVTPFDSEGNIDFNATRSLVNHLISNGSDGLVIAGTTGESPTLTSEEKVSLYKFVVEVVNGRVPVIAGTGSNNTRASIQLTKQAEEAGVDAIMLVTPYYNKPTQEGMYQHFTTIAKATSLPVMLYNIPGRSVVNMSPDTIVRLSQVDNIVSVKEASGDLDAASEIISRTPDEFTVYSGEDSNTLPFVSIGGTGIVSVSAHVIGNEMQAMIQAYRNGNGSYASAMHRTLLPVMHAIFSAPSPSPVKAALNRKGIEVGGVRLPLLPLTEEEANEIETILASVQQREHAYS from the coding sequence ATGAACTTTGGTCAAGTACTAACAGCTATGGTAACTCCGTTTGATTCAGAAGGAAATATTGATTTTAATGCGACCCGCTCCCTGGTTAATCACTTAATCTCCAACGGCTCTGATGGTTTAGTGATCGCAGGCACAACAGGAGAATCCCCAACGTTAACGTCAGAGGAAAAAGTAAGCCTGTATAAATTTGTCGTGGAAGTCGTGAATGGCAGAGTTCCAGTCATTGCGGGAACGGGTTCCAACAATACAAGAGCGTCCATTCAATTAACTAAACAAGCAGAAGAAGCAGGCGTTGACGCGATTATGCTTGTAACCCCTTATTATAATAAACCAACACAAGAGGGCATGTATCAGCATTTTACAACGATTGCCAAGGCTACTTCCCTGCCAGTCATGCTTTATAATATCCCGGGACGCAGCGTGGTGAACATGTCACCTGATACCATTGTCCGCCTCTCTCAAGTAGATAATATCGTTTCTGTAAAAGAAGCGAGCGGTGATTTAGACGCAGCTTCTGAAATTATCAGTCGTACACCGGATGAATTTACTGTTTACAGCGGAGAAGATTCCAATACACTTCCGTTTGTATCCATTGGCGGTACCGGAATTGTGTCCGTATCAGCCCATGTGATTGGAAATGAAATGCAGGCCATGATACAAGCCTACCGCAATGGAAACGGCAGCTATGCATCAGCTATGCATCGTACCCTTCTTCCCGTCATGCATGCCATTTTCTCTGCCCCAAGTCCTTCTCCGGTTAAAGCCGCTTTGAACCGAAAAGGCATAGAAGTCGGCGGCGTTCGCTTGCCGCTGCTTCCCTTAACCGAAGAAGAAGCCAATGAGATTGAAACGATTCTGGCTTCTGTTCAGCAAAGAGAACATGCATATAGCTAG
- a CDS encoding muramidase family protein, which translates to MKKTKYLAPLLAAGMTFGVGAGSASAENSTVTFERGDTLWSIAQEYRDVTVEDLYKWNPGIDADVIQPGSKIIVKTDETIREEEPTEEFHTVTPGSTMYSIANLHKGVTLTELFEWNPGIDPWKLQIGSEVRVSPPDDQGSQEIYHTVEPGETLYSIANLHKGVTLEDLYELNTGINPHNLPIGSEVQVYEGGDKSGPVADGVTKQEAETMVRKYKDLENEPNMKVEYDRMVDRKYLVHVYEVVDNHTATYGWYLVDPKTGDIRNYMK; encoded by the coding sequence ATGAAAAAAACTAAATATCTTGCGCCGTTATTAGCAGCGGGAATGACGTTTGGGGTTGGTGCCGGCAGTGCATCAGCAGAGAATTCAACGGTGACCTTTGAACGAGGAGACACGCTTTGGAGTATAGCCCAGGAATACAGGGATGTGACCGTAGAAGATTTATACAAATGGAACCCGGGAATTGATGCAGATGTCATTCAGCCAGGTTCGAAAATTATAGTTAAAACAGATGAAACCATACGTGAAGAAGAGCCCACAGAAGAGTTCCACACCGTAACTCCTGGCAGTACTATGTACAGCATTGCGAACCTTCACAAGGGAGTTACACTCACAGAATTATTTGAATGGAATCCTGGCATCGACCCTTGGAAGCTCCAGATAGGTTCTGAAGTAAGAGTCAGCCCGCCTGATGATCAAGGTTCACAGGAAATTTATCATACCGTAGAACCAGGAGAAACGCTTTACAGCATTGCGAACCTTCATAAAGGTGTAACACTTGAAGACTTGTACGAGTTGAACACGGGCATAAACCCTCACAATCTACCGATCGGATCCGAAGTGCAAGTATATGAGGGTGGGGACAAATCTGGTCCTGTAGCTGATGGAGTAACGAAGCAAGAGGCAGAAACAATGGTCAGGAAATATAAAGATCTGGAAAACGAACCGAATATGAAAGTCGAATACGACCGTATGGTGGATCGCAAGTATCTCGTACACGTCTATGAGGTCGTAGATAACCATACAGCCACATACGGCTGGTACCTCGTTGATCCAAAAACCGGAGACATCCGCAACTATATGAAATAA
- a CDS encoding branched-chain amino acid aminotransferase, protein MTQSLTTVESRLRKQKPDSGQIPFGRTFTDHMFVMDYEESKGWHEPRIVPYEPLTLDPAAMIFHYGQTVFEGLKAYRTDDGRVLLFRPEKNFERLNLSSERLSIPPIDEEAVMDYLKKLIDLERDWVPEFEGTSLYIRPFIIATEPSLAVAPSKMYKFMIILSPVGPYFSGGIRPVTINVEEEFTRAVKGGTGMAKTAGNYSSGYQAQAKASKEGNADVLWLDGVEKRYIEEVGSMNIFFKIDGEIVTPALSGSILRGITRTSILELLKEWGWTVNERRISIEELYQYYEEGKLEEAFGAGTAAVISPVGEFNWLGKKMVVNNHEIGPVAQKLYDTVTGIQRGRKEDDHGWTVEI, encoded by the coding sequence ATGACTCAATCATTAACTACTGTAGAAAGTCGCCTTAGAAAGCAAAAACCGGATAGTGGCCAGATCCCTTTTGGCCGAACATTTACGGACCATATGTTTGTGATGGATTATGAAGAAAGCAAAGGGTGGCATGAGCCGCGGATCGTTCCTTACGAACCGCTGACCCTTGATCCTGCTGCCATGATTTTTCATTACGGCCAGACCGTATTTGAGGGCTTGAAAGCGTATCGTACCGATGATGGTCGTGTACTGCTGTTCAGACCTGAAAAAAACTTCGAGCGTTTGAATCTTTCCAGCGAACGATTGAGCATTCCGCCGATTGATGAAGAAGCCGTTATGGATTATTTGAAAAAGTTGATCGATTTGGAAAGGGACTGGGTGCCGGAATTTGAAGGCACGTCCTTATATATCCGTCCGTTCATTATAGCGACGGAGCCGAGCCTTGCTGTGGCACCTTCGAAGATGTATAAGTTTATGATCATTCTTTCACCGGTAGGTCCTTATTTTTCAGGCGGCATTCGTCCGGTCACGATTAATGTCGAAGAAGAATTTACACGTGCGGTGAAGGGAGGAACCGGAATGGCTAAAACAGCCGGAAACTACTCCTCCGGCTATCAGGCCCAGGCCAAGGCGAGTAAAGAAGGGAATGCCGATGTACTTTGGCTCGACGGTGTTGAGAAGCGCTACATTGAAGAGGTCGGCAGTATGAATATCTTCTTCAAGATTGATGGAGAGATTGTGACGCCGGCTTTAAGTGGAAGCATTCTGAGAGGAATTACCCGGACCTCTATTCTTGAACTGCTGAAAGAGTGGGGCTGGACGGTGAATGAGAGAAGAATCTCGATTGAGGAACTGTATCAGTACTATGAAGAAGGTAAATTGGAAGAAGCATTTGGAGCAGGTACCGCTGCTGTTATTTCTCCGGTAGGGGAATTCAACTGGCTCGGGAAGAAAATGGTCGTTAATAATCATGAGATCGGACCAGTAGCTCAGAAGCTCTATGATACCGTAACCGGAATCCAGCGAGGAAGAAAAGAAGACGATCACGGCTGGACCGTCGAAATCTAA